The Chanos chanos chromosome 16, fChaCha1.1, whole genome shotgun sequence genome has a window encoding:
- the LOC115829235 gene encoding olfactory receptor 52E4-like: protein MKSNDSNALSFWRMESLGIPPSGTYPVFIAGLFTYCFILTCNITVLLAIGLDHHLHKPMYVLLFNLSVNDVLGATALFPQLISSILWQNRDISPAACLIQAILVHIYGTGAIIILSVMAYDRYVAICRPLLYHSVMTSSKLRMIIVAVWTSNTVVVGVLFLMLTRFRFCRNFITDTFCTNLSLTKMICENTSANNYYGLVLTAAFQVASNTTVLFTYIQILITCLLNKQADTKSKAIRTCATHLVVFIVFQINACFFIFSHRFNQVSPYLRRSVGVSVLVFPPVLNPLIYGLYTKEIRSKVIYMFRKHYVSSQKG, encoded by the coding sequence ATGAAGTCAAATGACTCAAATGCTTTGTCTTTTTGGCGCATGGAGTCTCTAGGCATCCCTCCATCAGGCACCTACCCTGTATTCATAGCAGGGCTCTTCACCTACTGCTTCATCCTAACCTGTAACATCACTGTTCTGTTGGCCATCGGCCTGGACCACCATTTGCACAAGCCCATGTATGTACTACTCTTTAACCTGTCTGTTAATGATGTGCTGGGAGCCACAGCCCTGTTTCCACAGCTCATCTCCAGCATCTTATGGCAGAACCGTGACATTTCCCCAGCAGCGTGCCTGATCCAGGCTATACTTGTGCACATTTATGGTACAGGTGCCATAATCATCCTCTCTGTGATGGCGTATGATCGCTATGTGGCCATCTGCCGCCCACTGCTCTATCATTCAGTCATGACCTCTAGCAAGCTGAGGATGATCATAGTGGCTGTGTGGACCTCTAACACCGTTGTCGTCGGAGTTCTGTTCCTCATGTTGACTCGATTTCGATTCTGTCGAAATTTTATAACTGATACGTTCTGTACCAACCTTTCTCTGACAAAGATGATTTGTGAAAATACCAGTGCCAATAACTACTATGGTCTGGTACTGACAGCTGCTTTCCAAGTGGCGTCAAACACCACCGTGCTGTTCACCTACATCCAGATCCTAATTACCTGCTTGTTAAATAAACAAGCAGACACAAAGAGCAAAGCCATCCGCACCTGTGCTACTCACCTTGTGGTGTTTATTGTATTTCAGATCAATgcatgtttctttattttttcccacAGATTTAATCAGGTATCACCTTACCTACGCAGGTCTGTGGGAGTTTCTGTCTTAGTATTTCCACCCGTTCTGAACCCCCTCATATACGGACTTTACACTAAAGAAATTAGGAGTAAGGTCATATATATGTTCAGGAAACACTATGTGTCCAGCCAAAAAGGCTAG
- the LOC115829237 gene encoding olfactory receptor 52Z1-like, whose protein sequence is MQSNDSNASSLWRMESLGIPPSGTYPVFITGLFTYCFILTCNITVLLAISLDHQLHKPMYVLLFNLPLNDVLGATALFPQLISSILRQNRDISPAACLIQAVLVHFYGAGALIILSVMAYDRYVAICRPLLYHSVMTSSKLRMIIVAMWTTNTVLIGVLFLMLTRFRFCRNLITDTFCTNPSLTKMICENTSINNYYGLALTAFLQGVSTAVVVFTYIQILITCLFNKQADTKSKAIRTCATHLVVFIVYQINICFFILSHRFDQVSPYLRRSVGVSILVFPPILNPLIYGLNTKEIRNKVIYMFRKHCVSSEKC, encoded by the coding sequence ATGCAGTCAAATGACTCAAATGCTTCGTCTCTTTGGCGCATGGAGTCTCTAGGCATCCCTCCATCAGGCACCTACCCTGTATTCATAACAGGGCTCTTCACCTACTGCTTTATCCTAACCTGTAACATCACTGTTCTGTTGGCCATCAGCTTGGACCACCAGCTGCACAAGCCTATGTATGTGCTTCTGTTTAATTTGCCTCTTAACGATGTGCTGGGAGCCACAGCCCTGTTTCCACAGCTCATCTCCAGTATCTTACGGCAGAACCGTGACATCTCTCCAGCAGCGTGCCTGATCCAGGCTGTACTTGTGCACTTCTATGGTGCAGGGGCCCTAATCATCCTTTCTGTGATGGCCTATGACCGCTATGTGGCCATCTGCCGCCCACTGCTCTATCATTCAGTCATGACCTCCAGCAAGCTGAGGATGATCATAGTGGCCATGTGGACCACTAACACCGTTCTCATTGGAGTTCTGTTCCTCATGTTGACTCGATTTCGATTCTGTCGAAATTTGATAACTGATACGTTTTGTACCAACCCTTCTCTGACAAAGATGATTTGTGAAAATACCAGCATCAATAACTACTATGGTCTGGCACTGACAGCTTTCTTGCAAGGCGTGTCAACTGCTGTTGTAGTGTTCACCTATATTCAGATCCTAATTACATGCTTGTTTAATAAGCAGGCAGACACAAAGAGCAAAGCCATCCGCACCTGTGCAACTCACCTTgtggtgtttattgtgtatcAAATCAATATATGTTTCTTTATTCTTTCCCACAGATTTGATCAGGTATCACCTTACCTACGCAGGTCTGTCGGAGTTTCCATCTTAGTATTTCCACCCATTCTGAACCCCCTCATATATGGACTTAACACTAAAGAAATTAGGAATAAGGTCATATATATGTTCAGGAAGCACTGTGTGTCCAGTGAAAAATGCTGA